Below is a genomic region from Fibrobacter sp..
AGACTTACAGCATTTCCCTTGAAGAACTGATGAAACGGGGAAGGAAAGACAAGCGGTCGAAGGCACGAGCTGAATTCTGCTATCAATCCCATGAGCAGGAGCTCATACCTTTATCTGTCATTGCCAGGTTTCTAAAAATGACTATTCCTCCAATTGCTGTTCTTGTGAAGCAAGGTGCTTCTGAGGTGGAGGAATACTGCTCAGTATAGGATCAGATTGAATTAATACCTCTAACTACTACTTGAAGAACCCTGCATGAGAGAAAACAATATCCAGTAATTGCAGGATTCTTTTACATCCTGCCTAAATAGGATAGTCTGCTGTAATATCAATCTATAGAGTAGAGATGTTTCAGAGTAAAAGGGCCATTTATTCTGGAAGTATGTGACACTTACACTAAACTAATTAGTCCGTCCCGAAAATGTTCACCAAAGTATAACAAAATTAGTCCGTCCCTAGAAAAAAGAAAAAATCAGTCCGTCCCGAATCAAACCCCAGACCCCCTATTTATTTTATCTATCTATTTACTCAACTTCTTAAGGAACAAATCAATGGCTGCAGAAAAAAAAATTCCCATTCTCAATTACCCTGCTCCCGCAGGAAAAAAACTCCTGCACAGAATAAAAACCTCACAGCAGAAACGTGACAATCAGATTTCATCCAAAGTAGAAAGTATTATCGATGAGGTAAGAAAAAGGGGTGATAAGGCTCTTATTGAGTTCACCCGTACTTTCGACCGGATACCTTTTTCAGCCTCAAAACTGCGCTTGTCGGAAAAAGAGTTGCAATCGAGGGCAAAACTTGCTGCACCTGAACTCAGGAAAGCCATTGAGGAGGCCGCAAAGCGGATCGAGGTTTACCATCGCAAGCAATTACGCCAGGGGTTCAGTATAAAAACAGCAGAGGGGTGTCTCACTCAGCTTATCCGTCCTCTTTCCAGAGTAGGAGTCTATATACCGGGAGGACACACCGTTTACCCATCAAGCGTACTGATGAATGTGATTCCTGCACGGGTAGCAGGTGTAAAGGAGATCGTGGCAGTTACTCCCCCGCGTGATGATCTCGATCCGGGAGTTGCATACGCTCTGCAGCTCCTTGATGTAAAAGAAATCTACAGGGTTGGAGGGGCTCAGGCGATTGCTGCCCTTGCATACGGGACAAAAACTATCAGACCTGTTGACAAAATTACCGGGCCGGGAAATGCCTGGGTTGCCACTGCTAAAAGACTGGTTTATGGGACGGTAGATATTGATTCCATTGCCGGACCAAGCGAGGTTGCAATTCTGGCAGACAGGTCCGCAAACCCGGAATGGGTAGCCCTTGATCTTCTTTCACAGGCGGAGCATGGGTCCGGAGATGAGATCGCTGTCTGTGTTTGTGAAAGCAAGGTACTGGCCTCCAGGATTGCTTCTGCTTTGACAAAGGAAATCACATCTTCACCAGTGAGAGATACCTTTCTATCTCTTTCTGAAGAAGCCATCTCCATATTCGTTACCCCATCCCGCAAGGAAAGTATTGCCCTGATAAATGAAATCGCTCCGGAGCATCTTCAGATAATGACAAAAGACAGCAGAAAAGATCTTCAGAAAATCACCAATGCTGCTGCGATTTTTCTTGGTTCCTATACTCCTGTTGCCCTTGGGGATTACTTTGTAGGAACAAACCACGTCCTGCCCACTGGCGGGGCTGCCCGTTTCTCGTCACCGCTTGGAGTCGACAGCTTTCTTAAAAGTATGTCTGTCGCTGAAATCACGCCTGAAGGGCTTGCTTCTGCAGCAAAGCATGTTTCTGTTTTTGCCCGGTCTGAGAAATTCATTCATCATGCCCTGAGTGTTGAGAGAAGGACCGGGAAAAAGTAGGTACTTTGTATTTGTATATCCTTGCTGTTCAGTAGTCACAGTAGACTGGAATAGCAGGGATTTACATTTAAGGTTTTATCAGGTTGACAATAGTCCAGTAATGCGGGGGAATAAAACATCGATGCCGATTCCGATACCGACCCCGAGGCGGAAAAAGAACTGTTGAGTGAGTTGGTATTTTTTTGGACAGTCCAGGTTAGATAGTTGTTGGAATATCCACAAAAACCGTCTCAATACCGAATCGATCGGTTATAGCTTTCCCAAGGGCCTGAACACCCGGCTTTTCAGTGTAGTAATGTCCGGCATAGATAACATTGATTTTCGCTTCCAGAGCCGGGTGATAATTAATATGTGATGGTTCGCCGGTAATGTAGCAGTCTACTTCTTTACCTATGGCCTCCTCAAGCTCTTCAGCCGCTCCTCCTGATACTACAGCGATTCTTTTTATCTCCTTCCTGCCAAATGGAAGGACAGTGCACTCTCCGCCCAGTTTTTCACACAGAAGATGGACTAAGTTGTCAAGTGAAATTGGCTTTTTTACTGTCCCCTCAAAACCGATCATGAGTCCTTTGTAAAGACCAAAGGGTTTAAGCCCCGACAAGCCTATCATTTTCGCAAGTTGGGCATTATTACCCACAACCGGATGAAGATCGAGGGGGAGATGAGAGGCATAGAGATTGATGTCGTTGTCCAGAAGGAATTTGATATGTTCATAGGGGAGGCCGCTGATACTTTTGAGCCCATCCCAGATAATCCCGTGGTGGACCAGAAGCATCTCACAACCCAGTTCGGCTGTCCTGCGATATGCTTCCATGGATGCATCTACGGCCAGAGCGAGTTTCTTTATCTGTGAAGCGCCCTGAACCTGAATCCCATTGCAGGAATAATCTTTGATGGAAGCTGTATTAAGGAAATCATCAAGGAAAGTAACAATACTGTCTCTTTTTACACCTGGCTTTACGAGAGGCTTTTTACGTTGTGCCATCAGAGATTCCTTTGCTAAAATAATTTATAATTTACTTCCGCAGTATCGGCAGAAAACCGCGTCTGCTTCATGGTTGTTTTTTCCGCATGATGGACAGGTTCGGGCGGGTTTTTGTTTACCCGGAGCTCTGGCAATCTCTACACTGACTATCCCTGTAGGTACAGCGATTATTCCATAACCCAGAAGCATTGTAACTGATGCTAAAAATTTTCCGAATGGGGTTCTTGGGGCAATATCTCCGAATCCTACAGTTGTAATGGTTACTATAACCCAGTACATGCTGGTTGGAATATCGGTGTATCCATTTTCAGGACCTTCAACAACATAGATCAGAGTACCTATTATAACCACCAGAACTGAAATCGAGAAAAGAAAAACAAGAATTTTACGCGAACTGGCTTTCAGAGCCTCGAAAAGGACCGTGGCTTCGTATGTGTATTCAGGAAGTTTGAGAATCCTGAAGATCCTCAGAAGTCTCAATATCCGGACTACAAGAAAAGTCTGTCCGGAAAAAATGAGTGTAAGATAGGTAGGGATAATTGCGATAAAATCTATTATACCAAAGAGGCTAAAGGCGTATTTCATGGGTCTGATCAGGCATAACAGGCGTAAAATATACTCGGCCGTAAACAGAATCGTAAATATCCATTCTGCGGTAATGAAGTAATTATGGTATTTGATTCTGACACTATAAACGCTTTCCAGGGCTACGATAGTTACACTGATGATAATGAACAGAAGCAGTACGGCATTAAAGAGTTTGCCTGCCCTGGTATTTGTCTGAAAGATGGTCTGATAGAGTTTTTCTTTCCAAGGTGAGGATCCGTATGGTTTTATCTGTTCCATCAGGAAAAAATAGTGAAAAAGCAGATGATGTTCCAATGCCCTGGGTATACTTTTCTTTTTAAATGGTCTGTGGCTGGTTTGCAGCAGGATCCGAAACATTTTTGTGCCTTAATTC
It encodes:
- the hisD gene encoding histidinol dehydrogenase gives rise to the protein MAAEKKIPILNYPAPAGKKLLHRIKTSQQKRDNQISSKVESIIDEVRKRGDKALIEFTRTFDRIPFSASKLRLSEKELQSRAKLAAPELRKAIEEAAKRIEVYHRKQLRQGFSIKTAEGCLTQLIRPLSRVGVYIPGGHTVYPSSVLMNVIPARVAGVKEIVAVTPPRDDLDPGVAYALQLLDVKEIYRVGGAQAIAALAYGTKTIRPVDKITGPGNAWVATAKRLVYGTVDIDSIAGPSEVAILADRSANPEWVALDLLSQAEHGSGDEIAVCVCESKVLASRIASALTKEITSSPVRDTFLSLSEEAISIFVTPSRKESIALINEIAPEHLQIMTKDSRKDLQKITNAAAIFLGSYTPVALGDYFVGTNHVLPTGGAARFSSPLGVDSFLKSMSVAEITPEGLASAAKHVSVFARSEKFIHHALSVERRTGKK
- a CDS encoding Nif3-like dinuclear metal center hexameric protein; the protein is MAQRKKPLVKPGVKRDSIVTFLDDFLNTASIKDYSCNGIQVQGASQIKKLALAVDASMEAYRRTAELGCEMLLVHHGIIWDGLKSISGLPYEHIKFLLDNDINLYASHLPLDLHPVVGNNAQLAKMIGLSGLKPFGLYKGLMIGFEGTVKKPISLDNLVHLLCEKLGGECTVLPFGRKEIKRIAVVSGGAAEELEEAIGKEVDCYITGEPSHINYHPALEAKINVIYAGHYYTEKPGVQALGKAITDRFGIETVFVDIPTTI
- a CDS encoding zinc-ribbon domain-containing protein produces the protein MEQIKPYGSSPWKEKLYQTIFQTNTRAGKLFNAVLLLFIIISVTIVALESVYSVRIKYHNYFITAEWIFTILFTAEYILRLLCLIRPMKYAFSLFGIIDFIAIIPTYLTLIFSGQTFLVVRILRLLRIFRILKLPEYTYEATVLFEALKASSRKILVFLFSISVLVVIIGTLIYVVEGPENGYTDIPTSMYWVIVTITTVGFGDIAPRTPFGKFLASVTMLLGYGIIAVPTGIVSVEIARAPGKQKPARTCPSCGKNNHEADAVFCRYCGSKL